In the genome of Streptomyces sp. Q6, the window CTCAGTTCGAGGAAGTCGTTGAGGACGCGGTAGCCCACGGCCACCAGTGCTTCGGCCATCTCGGCGCTGAGCGGTCCGCTCTTCTGATACTCCGTCACGAAGCGGAAGTCGCTGATGTTCTCGACCTTTTCGGCCAAGGTGCCGCCCACGAACTCCTCGTACGTGGCGGGGAGGCCCGTGGGTTCGGCAGACAGGTCCCGATGCGACATAGAGATCCCTTTCACGCCCGGTGTGCCACGTGAAACGGCTTGCCGACGGAGGAGCGACATCCGGTGGAGAGGCGTGCCTCGCCCCCGGCGCGTCGACCGACCTTGCTGTTCCCCGCACTCCGATGTGTCCGACACCGTCGCTGCCGAAGATAGCAGGAGAAATGCCGCACGGAGGGCGGTGCGAGGAACACGAACCGGCTGCGGTTGTACGTCGGTCGGGCATCGGTGGGCAGCCGGGTGGGGCGTGGCCCCACCCGGTGGTGGGAGACCGCCGGTGTTACACCAACTCCCCGTTGCGGGCGACCACTTGACCCCCGTGGACGACCATGTCGCGCTGCGGCATGTCGACCACGACCTGCGGTACGCACTCGCCGCGGACCAGGACGAAGTCCGCGGGGTCGCCCGGCTCGAAACCGGCGCGGTCCAGGCCCATCACGTCGGCGCCGCCATGGGCCCCGACCGTGTAGCAGGCGGTCAGTTCGTCGTCGAGGCGGACGTCCGTGACCCAGCCGAGGAGGTGCGCGCGGTGCAGCATGTCCGCGTTGCCGAACGGGCTCCAGGAGTCGCGGACGCCGTCCGAGCCGAGGCCGACACGGACCCCGTGCTCGTGCAGCTTCGTGATCGGCAGGACCAGCGACTCGTTCGGCGCGACCGTCGTCAGGGCGATGTCCAGGTCCGCCAAGTCGCCCGCCATCGTGTCGAGTTCACTGTCCGACAGGAACGGCAGGCAGAACACATGACTGACCGTCACCTTGCCGCGCAGGGACAGGGCGCGGGTGCGCTCGATGATGCCGCGCAGCACCGTCGTGCCCTTCTCGTCGCGGTCGTGGAGGTGGATGTCGACGCCGACGCCGTAGCGGTCCGCCAGGCCGAAGACCAGGTCGAGCTGCTCGTCCAGGGCGTGGTCGAAACTGATCGGGTCGATGCCGCCGATCATGTCGACGAGTCCGGAGCGCGCCGCGTCCTCCAGGAGCTTCGCCGTCCCCGGCGTACGGATGACGCCGTGCTGTGGGAACCCGACGATCTGCACGTCGAGCGCGTCGGCGAGGCGTTCGCGCGCCTCGGCCACGCCTTCGAGCCCGGCCAGACCGTACGCGGGTGCCACGTCGGCGTGCGCCCGCATCGCGCGCGTGCCGCGCGTCACCGCGTGCGCCATCAGGCCGTACGCCCGCTCGCCGACCGGGCGCTTCTGCGACCGGAACAGCTCGACGTCCTGCGCGCAGTACTCGGCGATGCCGGAGGCCGGCTCGCGGCTGACCCAGTCACCGCCCCAGCTCGTCTTGTCGGGGTGGATGTGCGCGTCCACGAGCGCGGGCAGCGCGAGCCGTCCGCCGCCGTCGACCACCTTCGCGCCGCGCGGGGCGGGCGCGTCGCTGATCCGTCCGTCGACGACCGTCAGGTCGACGGCCTCCTCGGCGCCGAAGGGGCGTACGTCACGGAAGACCACGGCCTTCTTCGGGGCGGGGCCGCTCCCGGGCGTGGACGGCTGTGCCGCCGACGCGGCCGTCGGGGTGAACGCCGCGCCGAGCGAGGCGGCGCCCGCGAGGACACCGCGCCGGGACAGGGGAGGGGGAGTCATGCGGTTCTCCTTGAGGGGAGGAGTGGCCTGGCCCGCTTTTTGTATACCAAGGGGAGGGTGACGACAAGGCCGCCCGGCGTCGGACGCTCTGGGGTGCGGCTTTAGCCGGGAATGTCGGAGGTGCTGGAGGTGCCGCGAGGGCGACCGGTCGCTCTAGGTATACAAAGCGGGGTCGGTGGGGCCCGTGTCTCCGGTACGGGTGTCGCCGATGCCGGTGTCCGCCAGGCCCGTGTCCCCGAACAGCGACTTCAGCGCCACCGCACGGCTGTCCCTGACGTGCAGCAGCGTGCTCGCCGCCGCCGCCTCCGTGTCGCCCGCCGCGATGTGCCGGAACATGTCCGCGTGCTGCGCCCGCATGTGCGCGGGCTCCTCCCGCATCCCGAACAGCAACCGCAACTGCCCGCTCAGCTGCTCCATCGTGCGGGACAGCAGCGGATTGCCGGTGAGCGCCACGATCTCCTCGTGGAACGCCGTGTGGGCCGCCACCTCGCGCGTCCCCTCGTCCGCCGCGGCCGCCCGCTCGGCCCGGTCGAGCAAGCCGCGCAGCGCGGCCAGGCCCGGCAGCGCGTCGGGCGCTGCCGTGGCGACCGCGCGGGCCGCGAGCCGCGACGCCTGCACGGCCAGCGGCTCCCACACCTCGTACAGGTGCGCCACGTCGGCCCGTTCCAGGCGTCGCACGCGGACACCGCTGTGCGGCAGCAGCTCGAGGAGTCCTTCGGAGACGAGCGCGCGCAGCGCCTCGCGCACCGGCACCCGGGA includes:
- a CDS encoding GntR family transcriptional regulator, whose protein sequence is MTGKAVEPGQGRTSLSAQARDEVRRRIVDRRYPMGARLVEREVAEELRMSRVPVREALRALVSEGLLELLPHSGVRVRRLERADVAHLYEVWEPLAVQASRLAARAVATAAPDALPGLAALRGLLDRAERAAAADEGTREVAAHTAFHEEIVALTGNPLLSRTMEQLSGQLRLLFGMREEPAHMRAQHADMFRHIAAGDTEAAAASTLLHVRDSRAVALKSLFGDTGLADTGIGDTRTGDTGPTDPALYT
- a CDS encoding amidohydrolase family protein, whose amino-acid sequence is MTPPPLSRRGVLAGAASLGAAFTPTAASAAQPSTPGSGPAPKKAVVFRDVRPFGAEEAVDLTVVDGRISDAPAPRGAKVVDGGGRLALPALVDAHIHPDKTSWGGDWVSREPASGIAEYCAQDVELFRSQKRPVGERAYGLMAHAVTRGTRAMRAHADVAPAYGLAGLEGVAEARERLADALDVQIVGFPQHGVIRTPGTAKLLEDAARSGLVDMIGGIDPISFDHALDEQLDLVFGLADRYGVGVDIHLHDRDEKGTTVLRGIIERTRALSLRGKVTVSHVFCLPFLSDSELDTMAGDLADLDIALTTVAPNESLVLPITKLHEHGVRVGLGSDGVRDSWSPFGNADMLHRAHLLGWVTDVRLDDELTACYTVGAHGGADVMGLDRAGFEPGDPADFVLVRGECVPQVVVDMPQRDMVVHGGQVVARNGELV